A genome region from Cognatishimia activa includes the following:
- a CDS encoding YceD family protein has translation MPASEPAKTTYAVAELPQNKAVSFKIVPEGAALKTLADELGILDLRKLRFEGEIKARGKRDWLVKGQLGVTVVQACVVTLDPVTTRIDAPVERLFLANYAAPTEEEYEVTDEDSADPLGDTIDLSEILIEELSLNLPLYPRTEGADLSESVFSEPGIAPMRDEDARPFAGLAGLRDQLAQKDEK, from the coding sequence ATGCCTGCATCAGAGCCCGCAAAAACCACATATGCTGTTGCGGAGTTGCCCCAGAATAAGGCCGTTTCCTTTAAGATCGTGCCCGAGGGTGCCGCGCTAAAGACGCTGGCTGACGAGCTTGGCATCCTTGATCTGCGCAAACTGCGCTTTGAAGGAGAGATCAAGGCGCGCGGCAAACGCGACTGGCTCGTGAAGGGGCAATTGGGCGTGACCGTGGTGCAGGCCTGTGTGGTGACGCTTGATCCTGTGACGACCCGGATCGACGCGCCGGTAGAACGGCTGTTTCTTGCCAATTACGCCGCGCCCACCGAAGAGGAATACGAAGTGACCGATGAGGATTCGGCCGATCCTTTGGGAGACACCATCGATTTGTCAGAGATCCTCATCGAAGAACTCAGCCTCAATCTGCCGCTTTACCCACGCACAGAAGGTGCAGATCTCTCCGAATCCGTCTTTTCCGAGCCGGGAATCGCCCCCATGCGGGACGAGGATGCGCGCCCATTTGCAGGGCTCGCCGGTCTGCGGGATCAACTTGCGCAGAAAGACGAGAAATAA
- the scpB gene encoding SMC-Scp complex subunit ScpB, whose translation MTEENDPQETGPEIEESLFEAPPMGEQERMVEAILFATSDPMTVAQLNARMPHGSDAAEALGHVAKRYEGRGVQLSKIGDAWAFRTAPDLGFLMQNEQVETRKLSRAAIETLAIIAYHQPVTRAEIEEIRGVSVSRGTVDQLLEMEWIRFGRRKMTPGRPVTFVVTPTFLDHFALESARDLPGLKELRAAGLLDNRPPPGAVPSPVEPEEDDPDVNQSEMFEE comes from the coding sequence ATGACTGAAGAGAACGACCCTCAAGAAACAGGGCCTGAGATCGAAGAAAGCCTGTTCGAAGCACCTCCGATGGGCGAACAGGAACGTATGGTCGAGGCGATCCTTTTTGCGACCTCTGATCCCATGACCGTCGCGCAGCTGAACGCACGCATGCCCCACGGCAGCGACGCGGCCGAGGCGCTTGGCCATGTGGCAAAGCGCTATGAGGGCAGGGGTGTGCAGCTAAGTAAGATCGGAGATGCCTGGGCCTTTCGCACCGCGCCTGATCTTGGGTTTCTCATGCAAAATGAACAGGTTGAGACGCGCAAGCTTTCGCGCGCAGCCATCGAGACCTTGGCCATTATTGCCTATCATCAGCCCGTCACTCGCGCAGAGATCGAAGAGATCCGGGGAGTGTCGGTCAGCCGTGGCACGGTCGACCAGCTCTTGGAAATGGAATGGATCCGCTTTGGTCGTCGCAAGATGACGCCCGGGCGGCCTGTGACCTTTGTAGTGACGCCGACCTTCCTGGATCACTTCGCCTTGGAAAGCGCGCGCGATCTGCCGGGGCTCAAGGAGTTGCGGGCTGCCGGGCTTTTGGACAACCGTCCGCCTCCGGGCGCAGTGCCGTCTCCGGTAGAACCCGAAGAAGACGATCCGGATGTGAACCAATCCGAGATGTTTGAGGAATAA
- a CDS encoding MerR family transcriptional regulator, translating to MPKSRDAFRTISEVAEWLDVQPHVLRFWESKFSQVRPVKRAGGRRYYRPADMQLLGGIKKLLHDDGITIKGVQKLLREKGIKEISALSKAVDSDEADAAAIEATIARELPEAIEKPEVDPLEAQISDIVAGETPQETEEESVAPYEVPAVATATEDDDFEDIKLEPAPEVKSAVPRNPLADVAESWSMREALIAELMTTQDIDPAHHAKMAQSLKALEAVISPDQAAASA from the coding sequence ATGCCCAAGTCCAGAGACGCTTTTCGCACAATCAGCGAAGTTGCCGAGTGGTTGGATGTCCAGCCACACGTCCTAAGGTTTTGGGAATCAAAGTTTTCTCAGGTGCGCCCCGTAAAACGGGCTGGCGGTCGGCGGTATTACCGTCCGGCCGACATGCAGCTTTTGGGCGGCATCAAGAAGCTTCTGCATGATGATGGGATAACTATCAAAGGCGTGCAGAAGCTGCTGCGCGAAAAAGGTATCAAAGAGATCTCTGCCCTGTCCAAAGCAGTGGACAGCGACGAGGCCGATGCCGCCGCCATCGAAGCCACGATCGCGCGTGAACTGCCAGAAGCAATTGAAAAGCCAGAGGTCGATCCGCTAGAGGCGCAGATCTCTGACATCGTTGCGGGCGAGACGCCACAAGAGACCGAAGAAGAGAGCGTAGCGCCATATGAGGTGCCGGCTGTCGCCACTGCGACCGAGGACGATGACTTCGAGGACATCAAACTCGAGCCCGCGCCAGAGGTCAAAAGCGCGGTTCCACGCAATCCATTGGCGGATGTGGCCGAAAGCTGGTCTATGCGTGAAGCGTTGATTGCCGAACTGATGACCACCCAGGATATCGACCCGGCGCATCACGCCAAAATGGCGCAATCGCTCAAGGCGCTTGAGGCGGTGATTTCTCCTGATCAAGCGGCGGCCTCTGCGTGA
- a CDS encoding outer membrane protein assembly factor BamE, with protein sequence MANMKKPVKAAIFALCILGAGCSAQYRNHGYVPSEEELAEVVIGVDTKDSVAETLGAPTAGGVLEDGGFYYVRSRVRTIGPSRPTEISRELVAVTFDNNGIVSNVERFGLEDGQVVVLSRRVTDNGLNNISFIRQLLGNLGSFDPNALL encoded by the coding sequence ATGGCCAATATGAAAAAACCAGTGAAAGCGGCTATTTTCGCTCTGTGTATTCTTGGGGCGGGATGTTCCGCGCAGTATCGCAATCACGGCTATGTGCCCAGCGAAGAAGAACTGGCCGAAGTGGTAATCGGTGTCGACACTAAAGATAGTGTCGCAGAAACGCTGGGGGCGCCCACAGCAGGTGGTGTGCTGGAAGACGGCGGGTTCTATTACGTCCGCAGCCGCGTGCGCACAATTGGCCCAAGCCGTCCAACTGAAATCAGTCGCGAACTGGTGGCGGTGACATTTGACAACAATGGTATCGTGTCCAACGTCGAACGCTTTGGTCTTGAGGACGGACAAGTCGTCGTGCTGTCGCGTCGCGTGACGGACAATGGTCTGAACAACATCTCATTCATCCGCCAGCTTTTGGGCAACCTTGGCAGTTTTGACCCGAACGCGCTGCTTTAA
- a CDS encoding segregation and condensation protein A, which translates to MSDDFVTQLQNDRVAERVAAETLVVDVDGFEGPLDVLLTLSRTQKVDLRTISILELARQYLAFVEKAKQMRIELAADYLVMAAWLAFLKSRLLLPPDPEEEGPSGEELAAHLAFQLERLQAMRDCAAKLMARDRLGRDFFARGLTERVETKKTITYTATLLDLMQGYARIRTKDEFRPLLMDREAVFTMEQALERMRGMIGFAGTWTDILSYLPDGWENDPQKRRSATAATFAASLELAKEGKVEIRQSETFAPIELRRREM; encoded by the coding sequence ATGAGCGACGATTTCGTAACCCAACTCCAGAACGACCGCGTGGCGGAACGCGTGGCGGCGGAAACGCTTGTCGTGGATGTGGACGGGTTCGAAGGGCCTTTGGACGTTCTGCTGACGCTTTCTCGCACTCAAAAGGTCGACCTGCGCACGATTTCTATTCTCGAACTGGCGCGGCAATACCTGGCCTTTGTCGAAAAAGCCAAACAGATGCGGATTGAATTGGCCGCGGATTATCTGGTGATGGCCGCCTGGCTGGCTTTCTTAAAATCCCGCCTCTTGTTGCCGCCCGATCCCGAAGAAGAAGGCCCCAGCGGCGAAGAATTGGCCGCCCATCTGGCCTTTCAGCTGGAACGCCTGCAAGCCATGCGCGATTGCGCCGCGAAATTGATGGCGCGGGACCGCCTTGGGCGCGATTTCTTTGCCCGCGGCCTCACCGAGCGGGTCGAGACCAAGAAAACCATCACCTATACGGCCACTCTCTTGGATCTGATGCAGGGCTATGCGCGCATTCGCACCAAGGACGAGTTCCGCCCTTTGTTGATGGATCGCGAGGCGGTGTTCACCATGGAGCAGGCGCTGGAACGTATGCGGGGGATGATCGGCTTTGCAGGCACCTGGACAGATATCCTGAGCTACCTACCTGATGGCTGGGAAAACGACCCCCAGAAACGCCGATCGGCCACGGCGGCAACTTTTGCTGCCTCGCTGGAACTGGCCAAAGAGGGCAAGGTCGAAATCCGCCAATCCGAAACATTCGCGCCCATTGAGCTGCGCCGCCGAGAGATGTGA
- the nagZ gene encoding beta-N-acetylhexosaminidase encodes MSPFGAAIFGCSGFALTSDEREFFKEYNPFGFILFARNIESADQLRTLCAELRETVGHNAPILIDQEGGRVQRLRPPLARDWLPPLDHAAALGDHAERGFYLRHRIIAQELLSYGIDTSCAPMLDVAQPDTHEFLRNRCYGTSPEVVSELGLAAARGLLDAGVLPIAKHIPGHGRAVLDSHFELPRTGADRDDLKIDFAPFKALNTVPMAMTAHVVYEAYDDAPATTSKPMIDLIRNDIGFDGLLMCDDLSMQALSGTMQYRTRASLAAGCDVILHCNGDLAEMQMVANEAGAMGDQAAERAMRALAARRPRAKVDMAALTAELDGLTGR; translated from the coding sequence ATGAGCCCATTTGGGGCCGCGATTTTTGGCTGCTCGGGCTTTGCGCTTACCTCTGATGAGCGTGAATTCTTCAAGGAATACAATCCCTTCGGGTTTATCCTCTTTGCGCGAAATATCGAAAGCGCAGATCAACTTCGCACGCTTTGTGCAGAGTTACGCGAGACCGTTGGGCACAATGCCCCCATCCTGATCGACCAAGAAGGTGGCCGTGTTCAACGCCTTCGCCCGCCATTGGCGCGCGACTGGTTGCCACCCTTGGATCACGCCGCCGCACTCGGAGACCATGCCGAACGCGGGTTCTATCTACGCCACCGGATCATCGCTCAGGAACTGCTGTCCTATGGTATCGACACGAGCTGTGCGCCCATGCTGGATGTCGCGCAGCCGGACACGCATGAGTTCCTTAGAAACCGCTGTTATGGCACGTCGCCAGAGGTGGTGTCCGAGCTGGGCCTTGCCGCCGCGCGAGGATTGCTGGACGCCGGTGTTCTGCCAATTGCGAAACATATTCCAGGGCACGGGCGCGCTGTACTGGACAGCCACTTCGAATTGCCCAGAACCGGTGCGGATCGCGACGACCTAAAAATAGATTTCGCGCCCTTCAAAGCACTCAACACCGTCCCAATGGCGATGACAGCCCATGTGGTCTACGAGGCCTATGACGATGCGCCCGCGACGACGTCGAAACCCATGATCGATCTCATTCGCAATGACATCGGATTTGACGGTCTGCTGATGTGCGACGACCTGTCGATGCAGGCTTTAAGCGGCACGATGCAGTATCGCACACGCGCCAGCCTCGCTGCGGGGTGCGACGTCATCCTTCATTGCAACGGAGACCTTGCCGAGATGCAAATGGTCGCGAATGAAGCCGGCGCCATGGGCGATCAGGCCGCCGAACGCGCCATGCGCGCCTTGGCCGCGCGCAGACCTCGCGCAAAGGTTGACATGGCGGCCTTAACAGCCGAGCTTGACGGCCTAACGGGCAGGTAG
- the plsX gene encoding phosphate acyltransferase PlsX: protein MSVLSEEQNAGEKRTIISVDAMGGDRGPATVVAGISRSAKKNPDIGFILHGPKDELEKLVSRRKLLAGRVEIRDAADVVTMDDKPSQVMRSGKNTSMWSAVDSVRNGEADVCVSCGNTGALMMLSVVRLRKLPGVNRPAIAILWPSSNPQGFNIMLDVGADIRADERDLLQYALMGVSYARNGMELDRPRVGLLNVGTEEHKGRAELKAAHELISEKADEANFDFVGFVEGGDIPGNKADIIVTDGFTGNVALKTGEGTASLIGNLLREAFKFSPMSRFAALLAYTSLRRLTKRIDPRRVNGGVFLGLNGTVVKSHGSSDATGVSAAIKLAFVLAQSGFSKKLAARVASTVQLPQDDVGTGEKNGK, encoded by the coding sequence ATGTCCGTGTTAAGTGAAGAACAGAACGCGGGTGAAAAGCGCACCATTATTTCCGTAGACGCCATGGGTGGCGACCGAGGGCCGGCAACTGTTGTTGCCGGTATTTCTCGTTCTGCGAAAAAGAACCCTGATATCGGGTTTATCCTGCACGGCCCTAAGGACGAGCTGGAAAAGCTCGTGTCACGGCGCAAGCTTCTGGCGGGTCGTGTCGAGATTCGTGACGCAGCTGATGTCGTCACAATGGATGACAAACCTAGCCAGGTGATGCGCTCGGGCAAGAACACATCCATGTGGTCTGCCGTCGATTCTGTACGCAATGGCGAAGCTGATGTCTGCGTGTCCTGTGGCAACACCGGCGCGTTGATGATGTTGTCGGTCGTGCGTCTGCGTAAACTGCCCGGCGTGAACCGCCCCGCGATTGCGATCCTTTGGCCCTCCAGCAACCCTCAGGGGTTCAATATCATGCTCGACGTGGGCGCAGATATTCGCGCGGACGAGCGGGACCTGCTGCAATATGCTCTGATGGGTGTCTCTTATGCGCGCAACGGCATGGAGCTGGACCGCCCACGCGTTGGCCTGCTGAATGTGGGCACCGAAGAGCACAAAGGCCGCGCGGAACTGAAAGCCGCGCATGAGCTGATTTCCGAAAAGGCTGATGAAGCCAATTTCGACTTCGTAGGCTTTGTCGAAGGCGGAGACATCCCGGGCAATAAAGCCGATATCATTGTGACCGACGGTTTCACCGGCAATGTCGCGCTGAAAACCGGCGAAGGCACCGCGAGCCTGATCGGTAACCTGCTGCGCGAAGCCTTTAAATTCTCACCAATGTCCCGCTTTGCGGCTTTGCTGGCCTATACCAGCCTGCGTCGCCTGACCAAGCGCATCGACCCGCGTCGCGTGAACGGAGGCGTCTTTTTGGGCCTTAACGGCACGGTCGTGAAATCCCATGGCAGCTCGGATGCCACAGGCGTCTCTGCCGCCATCAAACTCGCCTTTGTCCTGGCGCAATCCGGTTTCAGCAAAAAGCTTGCTGCGCGGGTTGCATCTACGGTGCAACTCCCCCAAGATGACGTGGGGACAGGCGAGAAGAACGGAAAATAA
- a CDS encoding GNAT family N-acetyltransferase, with the protein MVGLMKSRYEAFEATTRAEIEAAQRLRHLAFKGVDGLDADAFDEICTHILVKDRKSGALVCCFRFLPLNSGNEIAQSYSAQYYELSALQDFQGTMVEMGRFCIHPEVQDPDILRVAWAAMTAYVDNNNVELLFGCSSFKGTDAKEYFDAFAMLRDRHIAPKRWLPRVKAPKVFQFAARLRRKPDLKQAQLRMPPLLRTYLMMGGWVSDHAVVDEQMNTLHVFTGLEIKAIPPARKRLLRAMSA; encoded by the coding sequence ATGGTTGGCTTGATGAAATCCCGTTACGAAGCTTTTGAGGCGACGACGCGCGCAGAGATCGAGGCCGCGCAACGTTTGAGGCATCTGGCCTTCAAAGGGGTAGACGGATTGGATGCCGACGCCTTTGACGAGATTTGCACACATATTCTGGTGAAAGACCGCAAATCAGGGGCTTTGGTCTGCTGTTTCCGGTTCTTGCCACTAAATTCCGGCAATGAGATCGCGCAGAGCTATTCGGCGCAATATTACGAATTAAGCGCCTTGCAAGACTTTCAGGGCACAATGGTCGAGATGGGACGTTTCTGTATTCATCCCGAGGTCCAAGACCCAGATATCTTGCGCGTCGCCTGGGCGGCGATGACAGCCTATGTCGACAATAACAACGTGGAACTGCTGTTTGGCTGTTCCTCCTTCAAAGGCACGGATGCCAAAGAGTATTTCGACGCTTTTGCCATGTTGCGCGACCGCCATATCGCGCCAAAACGCTGGTTGCCGCGGGTCAAAGCACCCAAGGTGTTTCAATTCGCTGCCCGCCTGCGCAGGAAACCTGACCTAAAGCAAGCGCAATTGCGCATGCCCCCCTTGCTGCGCACCTATCTGATGATGGGCGGCTGGGTCAGCGACCATGCCGTAGTCGATGAGCAGATGAACACACTGCATGTTTTCACAGGCCTTGAGATCAAAGCGATTCCCCCCGCGCGCAAACGCCTCTTGCGGGCCATGTCCGCCTGA
- the ihfA gene encoding integration host factor subunit alpha produces MSENTLTRMDLSEAVFREVGLSRNDSAQLVESVLTYMSDALVKGEQVKISSFGTFSVRDKAARVGRNPKTGQEVPINPRRVLTFRPSHLMKDRVAAGNKK; encoded by the coding sequence ATGAGTGAGAATACACTGACACGGATGGATCTGAGCGAAGCGGTTTTCCGCGAGGTTGGTCTGTCTCGAAATGACTCAGCGCAGCTGGTTGAAAGCGTGCTGACCTATATGTCTGACGCGCTTGTCAAAGGCGAGCAGGTCAAGATCTCCTCTTTCGGAACCTTCAGCGTGCGCGACAAGGCCGCCCGTGTGGGACGTAACCCGAAAACCGGTCAGGAAGTTCCGATCAATCCGCGCCGTGTTCTGACCTTCCGTCCGTCGCATCTGATGAAAGATCGCGTCGCGGCGGGAAACAAGAAATAA
- a CDS encoding 2'-deoxycytidine 5'-triphosphate deaminase has translation MPGVLPSQAIETMIENGEITLDRPLTEGQVQPASLDLRLGTVAYRVRASFLAGEGRTVGERLSDFEMHRITLTEEGAVLEKGCVYLVPLMESLALPDGITAVANAKSSTGRLDLLTRTITDGGTEFDRIPAGYCGPLYAEICPRSFSVLVRPGMRLNQIRFRDGQSVLSDDALRALHADSPLVDVDAVIDEGLGFSVDLKPAEGTLVGYRAKPHTGVIDLENIGHYDPQEYWEEVRSDNGQIILDPGAFYILVSREAVQIPPEYAAEMAPFLAMVGEFRVHYAGFFDPGFGHASAGGAGSRGVLEVRCHEAPFVLEHGQVVGRLVYEKMAELPEQLYGREIASNYQGQGLKLSKHFKSV, from the coding sequence ATGCCCGGAGTTCTGCCGAGCCAAGCCATTGAAACCATGATCGAAAATGGCGAGATCACGCTTGATCGTCCTTTAACAGAAGGTCAGGTGCAACCCGCCAGTCTGGATCTGCGGTTGGGCACTGTGGCCTATCGTGTCCGCGCGTCTTTCCTCGCTGGCGAGGGTCGTACCGTCGGTGAACGTCTCTCTGATTTCGAGATGCACCGCATCACACTCACTGAGGAAGGTGCGGTTCTGGAAAAGGGCTGTGTCTATCTGGTTCCTTTGATGGAAAGCCTCGCCCTGCCCGACGGTATCACGGCGGTTGCGAATGCGAAGTCCTCAACCGGGCGTCTGGATTTGTTGACCCGTACGATCACGGATGGTGGCACGGAATTTGACCGAATTCCGGCGGGCTACTGTGGCCCGCTTTACGCTGAAATCTGCCCGCGCTCTTTCTCGGTTCTGGTGCGCCCCGGCATGCGTCTGAACCAGATTCGGTTCCGTGATGGGCAATCGGTTCTGTCGGATGACGCTCTGCGCGCCCTGCATGCCGATAGCCCGCTTGTGGACGTCGATGCGGTGATTGACGAGGGACTTGGCTTCTCTGTCGATCTTAAGCCCGCAGAAGGCACCCTCGTCGGCTATCGCGCGAAACCGCATACCGGCGTCATCGACCTTGAAAACATCGGCCACTACGATCCGCAAGAATATTGGGAGGAAGTGCGCAGCGACAATGGCCAGATCATCCTTGATCCCGGCGCATTCTATATCCTTGTCAGCCGCGAAGCCGTTCAAATTCCGCCAGAATATGCTGCTGAAATGGCACCTTTCCTCGCGATGGTCGGAGAGTTCCGCGTCCATTATGCAGGTTTCTTTGACCCCGGATTCGGACATGCCTCAGCAGGCGGCGCAGGGTCTCGGGGAGTGCTCGAAGTCCGCTGCCACGAAGCCCCTTTTGTGCTGGAGCATGGGCAGGTCGTCGGACGTTTGGTCTATGAGAAAATGGCCGAGCTGCCAGAACAGCTTTATGGCCGCGAAATCGCGTCAAATTATCAGGGCCAAGGCCTGAAATTGTCCAAGCATTTCAAGTCTGTGTAA
- a CDS encoding SPOR domain-containing protein, whose product MGNDPQIADRAEAIMAQIPMDGPHSDSDPGAVLGTVTNWAGASISLALIVGAVMWGHSLLSRDVSGVPVVRALDGPMREQPVDPGGSQAAHQGLSVNQVAAEGTAQAPGDRLVLAPNSVDLTSEDATLSSEAIDLAARTATRQSSGAEITAPKPIDLTGFATTSPSGKIQKDPIVSAGETYGPVRAVAGGLGKSLRPRLRPNATQTASAALPAAPAINDGSSLPAGTRLVQLGAFASPEIAQDQWQKLQSKFSAYLGDKDLIVQKAESGGKTFYRLRAVGFADLSDARRLCSALKAQNADCIPVVTR is encoded by the coding sequence ATGGGCAACGACCCGCAGATCGCCGACAGAGCAGAGGCGATCATGGCGCAGATTCCGATGGATGGACCGCACTCCGACAGTGATCCCGGTGCTGTTTTGGGCACCGTGACCAACTGGGCTGGAGCTTCGATTTCTTTGGCATTGATTGTGGGCGCGGTGATGTGGGGGCATTCGCTTTTGTCGCGCGATGTATCCGGCGTGCCGGTGGTGCGTGCTTTGGATGGTCCGATGCGCGAACAACCTGTGGATCCGGGCGGGTCGCAAGCGGCGCATCAGGGATTGTCTGTCAATCAGGTGGCAGCCGAAGGCACCGCGCAAGCGCCCGGTGATCGTTTGGTTCTGGCCCCAAATTCTGTCGATTTGACGTCTGAAGACGCGACGTTGTCGAGCGAAGCCATCGATCTGGCCGCACGCACCGCAACGCGGCAATCGTCGGGTGCTGAGATCACGGCTCCAAAGCCGATTGATCTGACGGGATTTGCGACGACCTCGCCCTCTGGGAAAATTCAAAAAGACCCGATTGTGAGCGCGGGGGAGACCTATGGCCCGGTCCGAGCCGTTGCTGGTGGTCTTGGGAAATCTCTGCGTCCGCGACTGCGTCCAAATGCTACTCAAACGGCGTCCGCTGCTCTTCCAGCAGCACCTGCGATCAACGATGGATCTAGCCTGCCAGCCGGAACGCGGCTGGTGCAACTCGGTGCTTTTGCCAGCCCTGAAATTGCTCAGGATCAGTGGCAAAAACTTCAATCTAAATTCAGCGCCTATCTCGGCGACAAGGACCTGATCGTCCAAAAGGCCGAAAGCGGTGGGAAGACGTTCTACCGACTGCGCGCCGTCGGATTTGCCGATCTCAGCGACGCGCGCCGCCTGTGTTCCGCACTAAAGGCGCAGAACGCCGATTGCATTCCGGTCGTAACGCGATGA
- the rpmF gene encoding 50S ribosomal protein L32 encodes MAVQQNKVSKSRRNNRRAHDALVAANPNECPNCGELKRPHHVCASCGHYDDREVVAMADEIDLDDEAA; translated from the coding sequence ATGGCTGTCCAGCAGAATAAAGTATCCAAATCACGCCGCAACAACCGTCGCGCGCATGACGCATTGGTTGCTGCAAATCCAAACGAATGCCCAAACTGTGGTGAACTGAAACGTCCTCACCACGTCTGTGCGTCCTGCGGTCACTATGACGACCGCGAAGTCGTCGCTATGGCTGACGAAATTGACCTGGACGACGAAGCGGCATAA
- a CDS encoding beta-ketoacyl-ACP synthase III, whose translation MTLRAVVRGVGHYLPERIVPNAEFEKTLDTSDEWIKSRSGIERRHFAAEDETTSDLATKAAQAALENAGLTADDIDAIVLATSTADLTFPSAATMVQNNLGMTKGFAFDVQAVCAGFVFALTNANALVVSGQAKRVLVIGSETFSRIMDWKDRSTCVLFGDGAGALILEAQEGRGTSEDRGVLATDLNSDGRYRDILYVDGGISQRTTGFLRMQGKEVFRHAVEKLAKTTQTTLDAVGITTDDVDWVVPHQANIRIIKGIAKKMDMPMERVVVTVQDHGNTSAASIPLAMSVAQAEGKMKPGDIVVTEAIGGGLAWGSAVIRW comes from the coding sequence ATGACATTACGCGCTGTCGTGAGAGGGGTTGGTCACTACCTGCCCGAGCGTATCGTACCCAATGCAGAGTTCGAAAAGACTCTGGATACCTCTGACGAATGGATCAAAAGCCGGTCCGGTATTGAACGTCGCCATTTCGCCGCCGAGGATGAAACCACATCAGATTTGGCCACTAAGGCTGCGCAGGCCGCTTTGGAAAACGCAGGGCTTACGGCGGACGACATCGACGCAATCGTTCTAGCGACCTCGACCGCAGACCTGACGTTCCCGTCCGCGGCCACCATGGTGCAAAACAATCTTGGCATGACCAAGGGTTTTGCCTTTGACGTTCAAGCCGTCTGTGCTGGCTTTGTGTTTGCGCTGACCAATGCCAATGCTTTGGTGGTTTCGGGTCAAGCCAAGCGCGTTCTGGTGATCGGCTCTGAAACCTTCTCTCGCATCATGGATTGGAAGGACCGCAGCACCTGTGTGCTGTTCGGCGACGGCGCCGGCGCGCTGATCCTTGAGGCGCAGGAAGGTAGAGGCACATCCGAGGATCGCGGTGTTCTGGCGACCGATCTGAATTCTGACGGCCGCTATCGAGATATTCTTTACGTAGACGGTGGGATTTCCCAACGCACCACGGGTTTCCTGCGCATGCAGGGCAAAGAAGTCTTCCGCCACGCGGTCGAGAAGCTCGCGAAAACAACGCAAACGACGCTGGATGCGGTTGGTATTACAACCGATGACGTCGATTGGGTTGTCCCGCATCAGGCCAACATCCGCATCATCAAAGGCATCGCCAAAAAGATGGATATGCCGATGGAGCGTGTGGTTGTGACGGTTCAGGATCACGGCAACACCTCGGCTGCGTCTATTCCGCTTGCCATGTCTGTCGCGCAAGCCGAAGGCAAGATGAAACCCGGCGATATCGTCGTCACCGAAGCCATCGGAGGCGGTCTGGCCTGGGGCTCTGCGGTCATTCGCTGGTAA